One region of Culex pipiens pallens isolate TS chromosome 2, TS_CPP_V2, whole genome shotgun sequence genomic DNA includes:
- the LOC120418716 gene encoding 5'-AMP-activated protein kinase subunit beta-1 has product MGNAGSNLPRERHKGSHDLIPGSPLKDGQAFVFDKKPDQTHRLVFQRSEEDAAEPYYSKSVPEPEFLREHRRRSNTVSEDSALQGEPEGDDTDEVQTALPTVFKWDGGGKQVYISGTFSEWKALPMVKSHGDFVTIIDLPEGEHQYKFCVDGEWRHDPKLKNIENDVGTKNNLVSVRQSDFEVFQALAKDSEDTGKDETKEYSQDIPTSKPWGKESGPPVLPPHLLQVILNKDTPLSCEPTLLPEPNHVMLNHLYALSIKDGVMVLSATHRYRKKYVTTLLYKPI; this is encoded by the exons ATGGGCAACGCCGGAAGCAACCTCCCGCGGGAGCGCCACAAAGGCTCGCACGATTTAATTCCGGGATCGCCGCTCAAGGACGGTCAGGCGTTTGTGTTCGACAAGAAACCGGACCAAACCCATCGGCTGGTGTTCCAGCGCAGCGAGGAGGACGCCGCGGAACCGTACTACTCCAAGTCGGTTCCGGAGCCGGAGTTTCTGCGGGAGCACCGTCGGAGGTCGAACACGGTGTCGGAGGATTCTGCGCTGCAGGGCGAGCCGGAGGGTGACGACACGGACGAGGTTCAGACGGCACTGCCGACGGTGTTCAAGTGGGATGGCGGTGGCAAGCAGGTCTACATCAGCGGGACGTTCTCGGAGTGGAAGGCCCTGCCGATGGTCAAGAGCCACGGGGACTTTGTGACGATTATCGATCTGCCCGAGGGGGAACATCAGTACAAGTTTTGCGTGGACGGCGAGTGGAGGCACGATCCGAAGCTGAAGAACATCGAGAACGACGTCGGAACCAAGAACAACCTGGTTTCGGTGCGCCAGTCCGACTTTGAGGTCTTCCAGGCGCTGGCCAAGGACAGCGAGGACACCGGCAAGGACGAAACGAAAGAGTACAGCCAGGACATCCCGACCAGCAAGCCGTGGGGCAAGGAGTCCGGCCCGCCGGTTCTGCCGCCGCACCTGCTGCAGGTCATCCTGAACAAGGACACGCCGCTGTCG TGCGAACCGACTCTGCTGCCGGAGCCGAACCACGTCATGTTGAACCATCTGTACGCGCTGTCCATAAAGGACGGCGTGATGGTCCTCAGTGCGACGCACCGCTACCGGAAGAAGTACGTCACGACGTTGCTGTACAAGCCGATCTAA
- the LOC120418701 gene encoding ATR-interacting protein mus304 isoform X2, whose translation MASKRHGNFQLKVPSASYKKARLDIEMVSSQHYQRQQLQVPAVRTPTTVVQSSDSLWGEEDDEFIMLASQAVEEVEMFQNSQTGDVTFGRFAKQSVPSSTQALDSDELMPPPSAVPGPSRSKEKVLPEVIDLLTDDDDVFTENYDDIEKHMENFFNNGVDDDFKLDEIRQEDAGEPVPVEEPKPVQAGPSRPRYLPSQRQTQVDREAQLNAAKKKEHAQDIQIKFLTKQLEMASKKTEQIQKECNDAMERLHTREGEAAVLRYQLDNAKSINDQLRLDKMKESETMTKEWANKIKDLSSVIVAQQSELEFKSLEMMNLRTKRMSNSFRGGAADKSIVHEPPVTKEDFRIHQRRVKLFLQQSTLSYEIDPKIFDRSLERISKFNTNSRIATFSKGDSVISQCLGLLQTHLSQLAAQRRPPPPESLDAITTTSARALSEILKYANQLKLVRVKYKHLGPKVAFEFLCKNAKNNRLNGEVNINQRDAIFADEQAVLTRRFLAALAILGRYLAPLAVSLVRSHCTGVLGKALNKLGYAVELYQHLGMVTAAAALLSSLCHHVGAMEERAVALMNLFKSIVYCRPDSALTLTYLSEALCRISNHSIDLLNQLCWRSKPESFKLNETYKTIQFTKDSCVLQIYAALLECSVPQNRTLTRLEVDRLVANTRHTIFFLRNAVARPVRWIRHFYRHPEQSSRVPTQCQCHIRITNAFVVLLHQVLRCWNHCPLDIPNHSMLQIAQDGVLLLYDLFQTVYRGMVLRVGGHAIECRLQASCNWLVQHQDDFRFQDSHKMALRKLDLRLVMDEPLKTGGEGASSARTDTDSERADQTRQLYEEFFDCKNLALWKI comes from the exons ATGGCCTCAAAACGACACGGTAATTTTCAGCTGAAGGTGCCTTCGGCGTCGTACAAAAAAGCTCGGCTGGACATCGAGATGGTCTCCAGTCAGCACTATCAACGGCAGCAGCTGCAAGTACCGGCAGTTCGAACTCCGACGACGGTTGTTCAATCCTCGGACAGTTTGTGGGGCGAAGAGGACGATGAGTTTATTATGCTGGCATCGCAAGCTGTGGAGGAGGTCGAGATGTTTCAGAACTCGCAAACGGGGGACGTAACTTTTGGGAGGTTTGCGAAGCAGTCGGTTCCTTCGAGTACGCAAGCGTTAGACTCTGATGAGCTGATGCCGCCGCCTTCAGCGGTTCCGGGACCTTCGAGGTCGAAGGAAAAGGTGCTGCCGGAAGTTATTGATTTGCTGACGGACGATGACGATGTGTTCACGGAGAACTACGACGACATCGAGAAGCACATGGAGAACTTCTTCAACAACGGGGTGGATGATGATTTTAAGCTGGATGAAATTCGGCAAGAGGATGCTGGGGAACCGGTGCCGGTTGAAGAGCCGAAGCCGGTTCAGGCGGGTCCGTCACGACCACGGTATCTCCCGAGCCAGCGTCAGACTCAGGTCGATCGGGAAGCCCAGCTGAATgcggcaaaaaaaaaggaacacGCCCAGGACATTCAGATCAAATTCCTGACAAAGCAGTTGGAAATGGCCAGCAAGAAGACGGAGCAGATCCAGAAGGAATGCAACGATGCGATGGAACGGCTTCACACCCGCGAAGGAGAAGCTGCCGTGCTGCGGTACCAATTGGACAACGCCAAAAGCATCAACGACCAGCTCCGGCTGGACAAGATGAAGGAGAGCGAAACCATGACCAAGGAGTGGGCCAACAAGATCAAAGACCTGAGCAGCGTGATCGTCGCTCAGCAGTCGGAGCTCGAGTTCAAATCTCTCGAAATGATGAACCTCCGAACGAAACGGATGAGCAACTCGTTCCGTGGCGGCGCCGCCGACAAATCCATCGTCCATGAACCTCCCGTCACCAAGGAAGACTTCCGAATACACCAGCGAAGGGTCAAACTGTTCCTCCAACAATCCACGCTCTCCTACGAAATCGACCCGAAAATCTTCGACCGCTCCCTCGAAAGAATCTCAAAGTTCAACACCAACAGCCGAATCGCGACCTTCTCCAAAGGCGACTCCGTCATCTCGCAGTGCCTCGGCTTGCTCCAAACCCACCTTTCCCAGCTGGCCGCCCAACGACGACCTCCCCCGCCAGAATCGCTCGACGCCATCACCACAACCTCAGCCCGAGCCCTCTCCGAAATCCTAAAATACGCCAACCAGCTCAAACTGGTCCGCGTCAAGTACAAACACCTCGGCCCGAAGGTGGCCTTCGAGTTCCTCTGCAAAAACGCCAAAAACAACCGCCTCAACGGAGAAGTCAACATCAACCAGCGGGACGCGATCTTCGCGGACGAGCAGGCCGTGCTCACGCGGAGATTCCTCGCGGCGTTGGCGATTCTTGGGAGGTATTTGGCCCCGTTGGCGGTTAGTTTGGTGCGCAGTCACTGTACGGGAGTGCTGGGGAAAGCGTTGAACAAGCTGGGTTACGCGGTGGAGTTGTACCAGCATCTGGGGATGgtgacggcggcggcggcgttgTTGAGTAGTCTATGTCATCATGTTGGTGCGATGGAGGAACG TGCAGTCGCGTTGATGAACCTGTTCAAATCGATCGTCTACTGCCGCCCGGACAGCGCTCTCACGCTAACGTACCTCTCCGAGGCCCTGTGCAGAATATCGAACCATTCCATCGACCTGCTGAACCAACTCTGCTGGCGCTCCAAACCCGAGAGCTTTAAACTCAATGAAACCTACAAGACGATTCAGTTTACAAAGG ATTCCTGCGTCCTCCAGATCTACGCCGCCCTCCTAGAGTGCTCCGTTCCCCAGAACCGCACGCTGACCCGGCTCGAGGTGGACCGGCTGGTGGCCAACACGCGGCACACCATCTTCTTCCTGCGCAATGCCGTTGCCCGCCCGGTTCGCTGGATCCGGCACTTTTACCGCCACCCGGAACAATCGTCACGTGTGCCAACCCAGTGCCAGTGCCACATCCGGATCACCAACGCGTTCGTCGTGCTGCTGCACCAGGTTCTGCGCTGCTGGAACCACTGTCCGCTCGATATTC CGAATCACAGCATGCTCCAGATCGCTCAGGATGGAGTCCTGCTGCTGTATGATCTGTTTCAAACAGTGTATCGGGGGATGGTTTTGCGGGTGGGAGGCCACGCGATCGAATGCCGACTGCAGGCCAGCTGCAACTGGCTCGTGCAGCACCAGGACGACTTTCGTTTTCAGGATTCGCACA AAATGGCCCTGCGGAAGCTCGATCTGCGGTTGGTTATGGACGAACCGCTCAAGACTGGCGGCGAGGGGGCGTCTTCTGCGAGGACAGACACGGACAGTGAGCGGGCCGATCAGACGCGGCAGTTGTACGAGGAATTTTTCGACTGTAAGAATTTGGCGCTGTGGAAGATCTGA
- the LOC120418701 gene encoding ATR-interacting protein mus304 isoform X1: MASKRHGNFQLKVPSASYKKARLDIEMVSSQHYQRQQLQVPAVRTPTTVVQSSDSLWGEEDDEFIMLASQAVEEVEMFQNSQTGDVTFGRFAKQSVPSSTQALDSDELMPPPSAVPGPSRSKEKVLPEVIDLLTDDDDVFTENYDDIEKHMENFFNNGVDDDFKLDEIRQEDAGEPVPVEEPKPVQAGPSRPRYLPSQRQTQVDREAQLNAAKKKEHAQDIQIKFLTKQLEMASKKTEQIQKECNDAMERLHTREGEAAVLRYQLDNAKSINDQLRLDKMKESETMTKEWANKIKDLSSVIVAQQSELEFKSLEMMNLRTKRMSNSFRGGAADKSIVHEPPVTKEDFRIHQRRVKLFLQQSTLSYEIDPKIFDRSLERISKFNTNSRIATFSKGDSVISQCLGLLQTHLSQLAAQRRPPPPESLDAITTTSARALSEILKYANQLKLVRVKYKHLGPKVAFEFLCKNAKNNRLNGEVNINQRDAIFADEQAVLTRRFLAALAILGRYLAPLAVSLVRSHCTGVLGKALNKLGYAVELYQHLGMVTAAAALLSSLCHHVGAMEERAVALMNLFKSIVYCRPDSALTLTYLSEALCRISNHSIDLLNQLCWRSKPESFKLNETYKTIQFTKDSCVLQIYAALLECSVPQNRTLTRLEVDRLVANTRHTIFFLRNAVARPVRWIRHFYRHPEQSSRVPTQCQCHIRITNAFVVLLHQVLRCWNHCPLDIPNHSMLQIAQDGVLLLYDLFQTVYRGMVLRVGGHAIECRLQASCNWLVQHQDDFRFQDSHKMALRKLDLRLVMDEPLKTGGEGASSARTDTDSERADQTRQLYEEFFDSPKFATHAAIAVGPPSLMSTTYIKP, from the exons ATGGCCTCAAAACGACACGGTAATTTTCAGCTGAAGGTGCCTTCGGCGTCGTACAAAAAAGCTCGGCTGGACATCGAGATGGTCTCCAGTCAGCACTATCAACGGCAGCAGCTGCAAGTACCGGCAGTTCGAACTCCGACGACGGTTGTTCAATCCTCGGACAGTTTGTGGGGCGAAGAGGACGATGAGTTTATTATGCTGGCATCGCAAGCTGTGGAGGAGGTCGAGATGTTTCAGAACTCGCAAACGGGGGACGTAACTTTTGGGAGGTTTGCGAAGCAGTCGGTTCCTTCGAGTACGCAAGCGTTAGACTCTGATGAGCTGATGCCGCCGCCTTCAGCGGTTCCGGGACCTTCGAGGTCGAAGGAAAAGGTGCTGCCGGAAGTTATTGATTTGCTGACGGACGATGACGATGTGTTCACGGAGAACTACGACGACATCGAGAAGCACATGGAGAACTTCTTCAACAACGGGGTGGATGATGATTTTAAGCTGGATGAAATTCGGCAAGAGGATGCTGGGGAACCGGTGCCGGTTGAAGAGCCGAAGCCGGTTCAGGCGGGTCCGTCACGACCACGGTATCTCCCGAGCCAGCGTCAGACTCAGGTCGATCGGGAAGCCCAGCTGAATgcggcaaaaaaaaaggaacacGCCCAGGACATTCAGATCAAATTCCTGACAAAGCAGTTGGAAATGGCCAGCAAGAAGACGGAGCAGATCCAGAAGGAATGCAACGATGCGATGGAACGGCTTCACACCCGCGAAGGAGAAGCTGCCGTGCTGCGGTACCAATTGGACAACGCCAAAAGCATCAACGACCAGCTCCGGCTGGACAAGATGAAGGAGAGCGAAACCATGACCAAGGAGTGGGCCAACAAGATCAAAGACCTGAGCAGCGTGATCGTCGCTCAGCAGTCGGAGCTCGAGTTCAAATCTCTCGAAATGATGAACCTCCGAACGAAACGGATGAGCAACTCGTTCCGTGGCGGCGCCGCCGACAAATCCATCGTCCATGAACCTCCCGTCACCAAGGAAGACTTCCGAATACACCAGCGAAGGGTCAAACTGTTCCTCCAACAATCCACGCTCTCCTACGAAATCGACCCGAAAATCTTCGACCGCTCCCTCGAAAGAATCTCAAAGTTCAACACCAACAGCCGAATCGCGACCTTCTCCAAAGGCGACTCCGTCATCTCGCAGTGCCTCGGCTTGCTCCAAACCCACCTTTCCCAGCTGGCCGCCCAACGACGACCTCCCCCGCCAGAATCGCTCGACGCCATCACCACAACCTCAGCCCGAGCCCTCTCCGAAATCCTAAAATACGCCAACCAGCTCAAACTGGTCCGCGTCAAGTACAAACACCTCGGCCCGAAGGTGGCCTTCGAGTTCCTCTGCAAAAACGCCAAAAACAACCGCCTCAACGGAGAAGTCAACATCAACCAGCGGGACGCGATCTTCGCGGACGAGCAGGCCGTGCTCACGCGGAGATTCCTCGCGGCGTTGGCGATTCTTGGGAGGTATTTGGCCCCGTTGGCGGTTAGTTTGGTGCGCAGTCACTGTACGGGAGTGCTGGGGAAAGCGTTGAACAAGCTGGGTTACGCGGTGGAGTTGTACCAGCATCTGGGGATGgtgacggcggcggcggcgttgTTGAGTAGTCTATGTCATCATGTTGGTGCGATGGAGGAACG TGCAGTCGCGTTGATGAACCTGTTCAAATCGATCGTCTACTGCCGCCCGGACAGCGCTCTCACGCTAACGTACCTCTCCGAGGCCCTGTGCAGAATATCGAACCATTCCATCGACCTGCTGAACCAACTCTGCTGGCGCTCCAAACCCGAGAGCTTTAAACTCAATGAAACCTACAAGACGATTCAGTTTACAAAGG ATTCCTGCGTCCTCCAGATCTACGCCGCCCTCCTAGAGTGCTCCGTTCCCCAGAACCGCACGCTGACCCGGCTCGAGGTGGACCGGCTGGTGGCCAACACGCGGCACACCATCTTCTTCCTGCGCAATGCCGTTGCCCGCCCGGTTCGCTGGATCCGGCACTTTTACCGCCACCCGGAACAATCGTCACGTGTGCCAACCCAGTGCCAGTGCCACATCCGGATCACCAACGCGTTCGTCGTGCTGCTGCACCAGGTTCTGCGCTGCTGGAACCACTGTCCGCTCGATATTC CGAATCACAGCATGCTCCAGATCGCTCAGGATGGAGTCCTGCTGCTGTATGATCTGTTTCAAACAGTGTATCGGGGGATGGTTTTGCGGGTGGGAGGCCACGCGATCGAATGCCGACTGCAGGCCAGCTGCAACTGGCTCGTGCAGCACCAGGACGACTTTCGTTTTCAGGATTCGCACA AAATGGCCCTGCGGAAGCTCGATCTGCGGTTGGTTATGGACGAACCGCTCAAGACTGGCGGCGAGGGGGCGTCTTCTGCGAGGACAGACACGGACAGTGAGCGGGCCGATCAGACGCGGCAGTTGTACGAGGAATTTTTCGACT cgccaaaattcgctaCACACGCTGCCATCGCTGTCGGTCCCCCTTCATTGATGTCTACGACGTATATAAAACCGTAA